From a region of the Bombus pascuorum chromosome 17, iyBomPasc1.1, whole genome shotgun sequence genome:
- the LOC132915446 gene encoding uncharacterized protein LOC132915446 isoform X1 — protein MSQSEDAYAPEEPTPDIPISLLDIQMPETPDSTKGQTSDGDTPRLESPKMLKPVLGKLQAKKRLMAFANKFNVPPKLQNKSTLLQVHSTKISKSKSMPSDNGKSSKNDSSTIVNVDSDSVQFHNRHSSGGKSKKKTEEKILAIEEIRREESKSKMLLAEAMAAANLEEENYANRNGQNLLENVKILRERSRQDDVNVSYKSASKSAIENKYSERRRYGREERRDSASKESKDYNGSKERYYKVPRDKEQRKKDKDRKDDKDKREDSNKYEENRDRKDEEKDKKDNDKWEDVREKKGIKEKKEKEKRSDSQEKPEIKDRKEKEKDKDKGKERDIMNSSSWVELKKCGIMMDDIIEIKRRDHLERSIKNRTAEDYLRHFEQMLMINDCRLKRYAFIAEGLEGPKEYPPESVRATKRGRPQLFYSENPRMSLFINHQQILQAVTADHREKMRNICEADFIRNDTEAAEKSQRTRNWYPKTGICKSEGNDKWHVPINVQLPKSKWDSEDEDRLSDTEKKQGNVVKSSNMTSKQEPEEFSPRLSTIEEDINKDKKMINEDETSSVKKIDDNRQSTSPLLQSAGNEKLASEYEQFMKMVCSDVPMSKEFSPKPNKTSASTLSYHEFNIETNLPNDNNFSFVEHSISGKSDKSNSNKIEEKFKSNESRQNLENISKIEDDQISSSSSHIQVQKRVRVESKNIHDKSESEDSKSIPSDWENVRIKVERMSDENSDSKETRKKKRRKKVTSSSSESSSSSSSSDSEEEVKRRKRKRKISNDSDSLSDSDSSDSSSSSSDSSSSDDKRKKRKKKKRKAEKRKKKAKRIAKTKKKRRRKVSSDSSSSDSSEDRRKKRVATRKSKQKKEYNDKQDNREDIIKTIQKSPLESPSLENAKLVRSQVPLKKIKEEVKVENRKRSSDKHDVWNKDQELVRKVISDSDIHSKSHKDEEKRNKVEERYLEEWEMDSVIMPQKGEKLSKSNVEKIENIDIQNIRKIERKEERCKKDDKNKNDERLEEKCSSMSKEIIPGSLKIEEDADGKKKRKRDKEKKDSGEFLADWKKESERISQQIMQDEIKLSKKLDKQKRDKWGETEFDTLNVPSLTQLEKEVNKRQLLADEWEVDSLEAVSDLMINKKKTSRISKKLEKEVRYDKKTDTYIAIEKETVKECKKRQDRLSAMRIWEEEQEEGEKEALMLLEQKSKRKRDDWDIEEESFLREKSDRKESVEDSITIIESIHKEVNAVSKNVDASMKHDVVTSKKSKKSRWDMESQSEEKIKLKAPVMWEEECAEWTKVNKFDHDIERVSLECCDPILAKTKIKDEDVCMVEQQLRKSTSKSSTSADIIDLFPRKCQDIDLLESSWTPEEHTRCKSRMRSLGNSSQENVLFDKTKELTPSKEQCTAEQLKDIFEIDVKLTKKNTELYSPSSPAGSQKSEDMEIFKDNQVNMKESRLHDKLKNETLVMSDDESVPNIPLQIKYRDGKYAKAAMMKEEFEEILGVQKIEDQTLRKKFDVKVSESSSEFPINEPYPDSNYKSLRMDIFAGYESDESHGKLSNKSSEAISSSASTKGTEETNEGKAALKLIPKQLLVRRNNERVKTKLISDDPMQHAAALLTIQKKLRESHSVKNDIKNTYCEEPNEFRIECEKTSNIHAPVAEVIPTEQTTITDVKVDSKDLSITVKTSITTKSESPGAVKLDFNEYRSGNKGSKLEELKKSRPRNSKDISDTECQVRSPGREQKKKSPSRKENREDKRINDRSKERRDKKFDDRERGDRRDSRSSKQEYNESRRRFSPSTSRSKKRTSWEREGSRSESHSRSWSRSRSKSPKRKEELFAGFSSKEKRSNRIDEDRSSRARIDDRRERSIRSSPRSNTAPHNKDHFKKHGSIKGDRDDWNRKKYDCMEREKEGRSYEPMEVLRERNVDIDRHRESRFRGDEADRSLWPYEAENMLRDGNESLDSYPNSQDLDLDYEEKTYYRDDSIERDIMEGPFRPSSKFKHRKSRPSTRRDRQWEKEREPLDLDRHGHVRRTEKLPPPRGRSPLRSRRSPRRSSHDRFRRESRSRSKSWSRSRSRSRSRSRSRSRSRSTSRSRSMMHSRSRSRSGSRSRTRSTSGSRMRSPDHLRMTERLRSSRSPSMGRGRVSESSRERKDEHDNMKLLDSCTERGRRIETIVQSVSGLPRDSTVLDSEMHIGDNMETVATSFQYSTENEVGNEYYYTENNLTYPPCIDDSTASSPKRLSLDDRLELELGIKKQQDGAGISSDYGDNFNSNICYPSPPGQQQILYRQQPTVLQVGNVLQVVPADFNGVPATHREPTNSSSAPIVRGSSQVVRVGNVLQVVPTSLDWSGGQPSSVDQSGGMMYSTTVPRSSPAPSVPISVPVPVPVPMPVPAVPSAMNSSTPVSTLSPVSLPLSVPVPVPVPVPGPAPVPLPVTQTTFSRAEVTPQKVPVLPVYNYEVILETRRKEQEERKRLREIRRKEKERRRIERINRRALQLLEKTNMRQSENASQQKNSNLDPSVLKALRESEEQGDAEEQQTSSTIFEKEEEMPVVASSASTEEEEVPVEEDEEEEEEEEAEVEYDEEEEEEAEDDEEEEEEDDEKSRLNKLKSEIDEATTVTTIDETTKIQIETESKGWPELPPPPLKGILVASGFRRTSVPNGNLDDLPTPENDNGDNTDKEDVEIDKNESSKDEAGENKLSKLKNQMKKTKLAKLGKRKQRSKKSVQFADGIKPGEGTSPSGGEGDMPSPPPPTTVSRGGIRDVRRSSSRKSRKQEKRTRPPKAKKKVKVKIIKLKKPRVTPLTAMMMNDSDDLDDRSPPPPPPGSPPPPHLWPSYLSAYNANNRTSEAQTTAAAISNSVQAPPPPTPLPLLVPPPPLNYTIQPCSKA, from the exons ATGTCACAATCAGAAGATGCTTATGCTCCAGAGGAACCAACACCAGACATTCCAATATCTTTACTTGATATACAAATGCCAGAAACACCAGATAGTACAAAAGGCCAAACTAGCGATGGAGACACACCTAGGTTGGAGAGTCCCAAGATGCTCAAGCCTGTGTTAGGAAAATTACAAGCTAAAAAGAGATTGATGGCATTTGCCAACAAATTTAATGTGCCACCAAAACTCCAAAATAAATCCACTCTACTTCAAGTACATTCTACCAAAATTTCTAAATCTAAAAGTATGCCAAGTGATAATGGTAAATCTTCAAAAAATGATTCAAGCACAATTGTAAATGTTGACTCAGACTCTGTACAATTTCATAATCGTCATTCAAGTGGTGGTaaatcaaaaaagaaaacag aagaaaaaatattggcTATTGAAGAGATTAGACGAGAAGAATCTAAAAGTAAAATGTTACTGGCTGAAGCTATGGCTGCAG CTAATTTAGAAGAGgaaaattatgcaaatagGAATGgacaaaatttattagaaaatgtaaAGATTTTGAGAGAAAGAAGTAGACAAGATGATGTTAATGTCTCTTATAAAAGTGCTTCAAAGTCtgcaatagaaaataaatattcagagag AAGGCGATATGGAAGAGAAGAACGAAGAGATAGCGCGAGTAAAGAGTCAAAAGATTATAATGGTAgcaaagaacgatattatAAAGTCCCGCGTGATAAAGAACAAcgtaaaaaagataaagatagGAAAGATGATAAAGATAAACGAGAGgatagtaataaatatgaagAGAACAGAGATAGgaaagatgaagaaaaagataaaaaggatAATGATAAATGGGAAGATGtacgagaaaagaaaggaataaaagaaaagaaggagaaagaaaaaagaagtgaTTCACAGGAGAAACCTGAAAttaaagatagaaaagaaaaggagaaagataaAGACAAAGGAAAAGAGAGGGACATAATGAATTCTTCTTCGTGGGTGGAGTTAAAAAAGTGTGGTATAATGATGGACGACATCATTGAGATTAAAAGACGTGATCACTTGGAACGATCAATAAAGAACAG aaCAGCCGAGGATTACTTACGTCACTTTGAGCAAATGTTAATGATAAACGATTGTCGTTTGAAACGTTACGCTTTTATCGCCGAAGGACTGGAAGGTCCTAAAGAGTACCCTCCTGAATCAGTAAGAGCAACTAAACGAGGAAGGcctcaattattttattctgaaaATCCTCGTATGTCGCTTTTCATCAATCATCAGCAAATTCTTCAAGCAGTTACTGCCGATCATCGTGAAAAAATGCGGAACATATGCGAGGCAGACTTTATACG AAACGATACGGAAGCAGCGGAAAAATCTCAACGTACACGTAACTGGTATCCAAAGACAGGCATATGTAAATCTGAAGGAAACGACAAATGGCATGTACCAATTAATGTACAACTGCCTAAGTCAAAATGGGATAGTGAAGATGAAGACAGGTTATCCGACACTGAAAAGAAACAAGGAAATGTAGTGAAATCGAGCAACATGACTTCGAAGcaag aaccTGAAGAATTTTCTCCACGGTTAAGTACGATAGAAGAAGACATTAATAAAGACAAGAAAATGATCAACGAAGATGAGACTTCTAGTGTTAAAAAAATAGACGACAATAGACAATCAACATCTCCTTTGTTACAGTCTGCAGGCAACGAAAAATTAGCATCGGAGTACGAACAGTTCATGAAGATGGTCTGCAGTGATGTTCCAATGTCAAAAGAATTCTCCCCAAAACCGAATAAAACTTCTGCCTCGACGTTAAGCTATCATGAATTTAATATAGAAACTAATTTGCCGAATgacaataatttttcgtttgtaGAGCATAGTATATCTGGAAAATCGGATAAAagtaattcaaataaaattgaggAAAAATTCAAATCCAATGAAAGCCGACAGAACTTGGAAAACATTTCGAAGATCGAGGACGATCAGATATCATCAAGCAGTTCTCATATTCAGGTTCAAAAACGCGTAAGAgtagaaagtaaaaatatacatgatAAAAGTGAATCGGAAGATTCTAAATCAATACCCAGCGATTGGGAAAACGTTCGAATTAAAGTAGAACGTATGAGCGACGAAAATTCTGACTCtaaagaaacaagaaagaaaaagagacgaaAGAAAGTGACTTCTAGCAGTAGTGAATCATCCAGTTCGTCGAGTTCCTCCGATTCTGAGGAAGAagtaaaaagaaggaaaagaaaacggaAAATATCAAATGATTCGGACTCATTATCGGATTCAGATAGCAGCgatagtagtagtagcagcAGTGATTCTTCTAGTTCCGATGATaaacggaagaaaagaaagaaaaagaaacgaaaagctgaaaaaagaaagaaaaaagcgaaACGAATTgcaaagacgaagaagaagagaagaaggaaagttAGTTCGGATTCAAGTAGTAGCGATTCGTCTGAAGATAGGAGGAAAAAAAGGGTGGCGACTAGAAAGTCTAAACAGAAGAAagaatataacgataaacaAGATAACAGAGAAGATATAATAAAGACGATACAAAAGTCACCTTTAGAATCTCCTTCATTAGAAAATGCGAAATTGGTACGTTCTCAAGTTccattaaagaaaattaaagaggAAGTAAAAGTCGAAAATAGGAAAAGATCCTCAGATAAACACGACGTTTGGAACAAGGATCAGGAATTGGTCAGAAAGGTGATTTCTGATAGCGACATCCACAGTAAAAGCCACaaagatgaagaaaaaagaaacaaagtcgAAGAGCGATACTTGGAAGAGTGGGAGATGGATTCCGTGATCATGCCgcagaaaggagaaaaactGTCAAAGAGTAATgttgaaaaaatagaaaatattgatatacaAAACATTCGGAAAATAGAAAGGAAGGAGGAACGATGCAAGAAAGACgacaagaataaaaatgacgaacgtttggaagaaaaatgttcAAGCATGAGCAAGGAGATCATCCCAGGGAGTTTGAAGATAGAAGAAGATGcagatggaaagaaaaagaggaaaagagataaagagaaaaaggacaGCGGTGAATTTTTAGCTGACTGGAAGAAGGAGAGTGAGCGTATATCTCAGCAAATTATGCAAGACGAAATAAAGCTCTCTAAAAAGTTAGACAAACAAAAAAGAGACAAATGGGGAGAGACTGAATTTGATACTCTGAATGTCCCATCGTTAACACAACTGGAAAAGGAAGTAAATAAGAGACAATTACTGGCGGACGAATGGGAAGTCGACAGCTTAGAAGCTGTGTCTGAtttaatgattaataaaaagaaaacctctcgtatttcaaagaaattagaaaaagagGTTCGATATGATAAGAAAACAGATACATATATCGCTATAGAAAAGGAAACTGTAAAGGAATGTAAAAAGAGGCAAGATAGATTGTCTGCAATGAGAATTTGGGaagaagaacaagaagaaggagagaaagaagctTTGATGCTCCTGGAACAGAAGagtaagagaaagagagatgaTTGGGACATTGAAGAAGAATCATTCTTACGAGAAAAAAGTGACAGGAAAGAAAGCGTAGAAGACAGCATTACTATAATTGAAAGCATCCATAAGGAGGTAAATGCAGTCAGTAAAAATGTGGATGCATCTATGAAACATGATGTTGTTACTAGCAAAAAGAGCAAGAAAAGTCGTTGGGATATGGAATCACAGTCTGAGGAAAAAATAAAGCTTAAAGCTCCCGTTATGTGGGAGGAAGAATGTGCAGAATGGACGAAAGTGAATAAATTCGACCACGATATTGAGAGAGTATCTTTGGAATGCTGTGACCCGATATTAGCTAAAACGAAGATAAAAGACGAGGACGTTTGTATGGTTGAACAGCAGTTGAGAAAGTCTACATCTAAGAGTTCAACAAGTGCAGATATTATCGATTTGTTTCCTAGAAAATGTCAGGATATAGATTTGTTAGAATCATCCTGGACTCCGGAAGAACATACTAGATGTAAGTCACGAATGAGAAGTTTGGGCAACAGTTCACAGGAGAATGTGCTCTTTGATAAGACCAAGGAATTAACGCCTTCGAAAGAGCAATGTACAGCAGAACAATTAAAGGATATCTTTGAAATAGATGtgaaattaacgaaaaaaaatacagaattgTATAGTCCCAGTTCTCCAGCTGGATCCCAGAAGTCTGAa gatatggaaatttttaaggATAATCAGGTAAATATGAAGGAGAGTCGCCTACATGATAAACTAAAGAATGAAACTCTGGTTATGTCTGATGATGAATCAGTTCCAAATATACCTCTTCAAATAAAGTATCGCGATGGTAAATATGCAAAAGCTGCAATGATGAAGgaagaatttgaagaaattttaggAGTGCAGAAGATAGAGGATCAGACTCTTCGAAAGAAATTCGATGTGAAAGTATCTGAAAGTTCGTCTGAGTTTCCAATCAACGAACCATACCCAGACTCGAACTATAAATCATTACGAATGGACATATTCGCAGGGTATGAATCCGATGAATCACATGGAAAATTAAGCAACAAGAGTTCTGAGGCAATATCTTCATCTGCCAGCACAAAAGGAACAGAGGAGACGAATGAAGGAAAAGCAGCACTCAAGTTGATTCCTAAACAACTGTTAGTCCGACGAAACAATGAACGCGTGAAGACAAAATTGATTTCAGACGATCCCATGCAACACGCTGCGGCTCTATTGACCATCCAGAAGAAACTTCGAGAGTCGCATTCTgtgaaaaacgatataaaaaacaCATATTGCGAAGAACCTAATGAATTTAGGATCGAGTGTGAAAAGACATCCAATATACATGCACCTGTTGCTGAAGTTATTCCCACGGAACAGACTACTATTACGGATGTTAAGGTGGACTCGAAAGACTTGTCCATAACAGTAAAAACCTCAATTACCACAAAATCGGAATCACCAGGGGCGGTGAAGCTCGATTTCAATGAGTACAGGTCTGGAAACAAAGGAAGTAAGTTGGAAGAACTTAAAAAGTCTAGACCTCGTAACAGTAAAGATATTAGTGACACGGAGTGTCAAGTAAGATCACCAGGCAGAgagcagaaaaagaaaagtccTAGTAGAAAGGAGAATAGGGAAGATAAACGAATTAATGATCGTagcaaagaaagaagagataagaaatttgatgatagagaaagaggagaTAGGAGAGATAGTAGGAGTTCGAAACAGGAATACAATGAAAGTAGAAGGAGGTTCAGTCCTTCTACTAGTCGCAGTAAAAAACGCACTTCCTGGGAACGGGAAGGAAGTCGTAGCGAAAGCCATAGCCGCAGTTGGAGTAGAAGTAGAAGCAAAAGTccaaagagaaaggaagagttGTTTGCAGGCTTTTCTAGTAAAGAGAAACGATCAAATAGAATCGATGAGGATAGATCCagtagagcaagaatagatgATAGGAGAGAAAGATCTATAAGAAGTTCTCCTAGATCTAACACTGCCCCACATAATAAAG ATCATTTTAAAAAGCATGGATCTATTAAAGGAGATCGAGATGACtggaatagaaagaaatacgaCTGtatggaaagagaaaaggaaggtaGGTCGTACGAACCAATGGAAGTACTAAGAGAGAGAAACGTGGATATTGATAGACATAGAGAGAGTAGATTTCGCGGAGATGAAGCAGATCGGTCACTATGGCCGTACGAAGCAGAGAACATGCTTCGGGATGGAAATGAGTCCTTAGATTCCTATCCCAATAGTCAAGATTTAGATCTTGATTATGAAGAGAAAACGTACTACAGGGATGACAGTATTGAAAGGGATATCATGGAAGGTCCTTTCCGTCCTTCATCAAAATTCAAGCATAG aaaaagtagGCCCAGTACAAGAAGAGACAGACAAtgggagaaggaaagagaaccTTTGGATCTAGATAGACATGGACACGTTCGAAGAACGGAAAAATTACCTCCACCTAGAGGTCGTTCTCCATTACGGTCGCGAAGATCACCGCGTAGATCATCACACGATCGCTTCAGACGTGAATCTAGATCGCGATCGAAATCATGGTCAAGATCAAGATCACGATCTAGGTCAAGATCTAGATCCAGATCGCGATCTCGATCAACGTCCAGGTCCCGGTCGATGATGCATTCGAGATCGAGATCTAGATCGGGATCTCGATCAAGAACTAGGTCTACCTCGGGGTCCAGAATGAGAAGCCCGGATCATTTACGAATGACGGAACGATTACGATCTTCCAG ATCACCTTCCATGGGACGAGGTAGAGTGAGCGAAAGTTCAAGGGAAAGGAAGGATGAACACGATAATATGAAACTATTAGATAGCTGCACCGAAAGAGGTAGACGAATAGAAACGATCGTGCAGTCCGTATCCGGACTACCTAGGGACTCGACTGTGTTAGACTCGGAAATGCACATCGGTGACAATATGGAGACAGTTGCAACAAGTTTCCAATATTCGACTGAAAACGAAGTTGGAAACGAATATTACTATACAGAGAATAACTTGACTTATCCACCGTGCATTGATGACTCAACGGCGAGTTCTCCGAAACGCCTATCCCTCGACGATAG GCTAGAACTTGAACTGGGAATTAAGAAGCAACAGGATGGAGCAGGAATATCAAGTGATTACGGAGACAACTTTAATTCGAATATATGTTATCCATCACCGCCTGGGCAACAGCAAATATTATACCGTCAACAACCTACTGTTTTACAA GTGGGCAATGTGTTGCAAGTGGTACCTGCAGATTTCAATGGTGTCCCAGCAACGCACAGAGAGCCGACCAACTCCTCCTCAGCACCGATTGTACGAGGTTCCAGTCAAGTAGTTCGCGTAGGTAATGTTCTTCAGGTTGTACCGACGTCCTTGGATTGGAGCGGTGGACAGCCTTCTTCAGTTGATCAATCAGGAGGGATGATGTATTCCACGACAGTCCCTCGATCTTCTCCGGCTCCCTCAGTACCTATATCTGTACCTGTTCCAGTTCCTGTCCCCATGCCTGTACCAGCCGTTCCATCCGCTATGAACTCATCGACACCAGTTTCTACTTTGTCCCCAGTTTCATTGCCTCTTTCCGTTCCCGTTCCCGTTCCTGTTCCTGTCCCTGGCCCTGCTCCTGTTCCACTTCCTGTGACGCAAACGACGTTCTCCAGAGCCGAAGTGACACCACAAA aagTACCTGTTCTGCCGGTTTATAATTACGAAGTTATCTTGGAGACCCGTAGAAAAGAACAAGAGGAGCGTAAGCGACTGCGTGAGATtaggagaaaggaaaaagaacgtAGGCGAATCGAACGAATTAATCGTCGCGCTCTTCAATTGTTAGAGAAGACTAACATGCGTCAGTCAGAAAACGCAAGTCAGCAAAAGAATTCAAACCTGGATCCATCTGTTTTAAAAGCTCTTCGGGAAAGTGAAGAGCAAGGCGATGCAGAAGAACAACAAACTTCCTCTACTATTTTtgagaaggaggaagaaatGCCGGTAGTCGCATCTTCTGCTTCCACAGAGGAAGAGGAGGTACCTGTTGAGgaagacgaggaagaagaggaagaggaggaagctGAGGTGGAATatgacgaagaagaagaagaagaggcggaagacgacgaagaggaagaagaagaggacgaTGAAAAGTCACggttaaataaattgaaaagcgaAATTGATGAAGCTACAACGGTAACAACGATAGATGAAACAACTAAGATCCAAATCGAAACAGAATCCAAAGGATGGCCGGAGTTACCTCCACCGCCTTTGAAAGGCATTTTAGTCGCATCAGGTTTCAG aaggACCTCGGTTCCTAATGGCAATTTGGATGACCTTCCTACTCCTGAAAATGATAACGGAGACAACACGGACAAAGAGGATGtagaaatagataaaaatgagTCCAGCAAAGACGAAGCTGGTGAGAATAAGTtaagtaaattgaaaaatcaaatGAAGAAAACTAAATTAGCGAAGTTaggaaaacggaaacaaaggAGTAAAAAATCTGTACAATTCGCGGATGGAATCAAACCTGGAGAAGGTACTAGTCCTAGTGGCGGTGAAGGGGATATGCCTTCCCCTCCACCACCCACTACTGTCTCTCGAGGTGGAATTCGTGACGTTCGAAGGTCCAGTTCCAGGAAGAGTAGAAAACAAGAGAAAAGAACACGACCTccaaaagcaaagaaaaaagtgAAG GTGAAAATCATAAAACTAAAGAAGCCCCGTGTCACTCCATTAACGGCGATGATGATGAATGATTCTGACGACCTAGATGATCGTTCTCCGCCACCGCCACCTCCAGGGTCTCCTCCACCACCGCATCTTTGGCCAAGTTATCTTTCCGCTTACAACGCTAACAACCGTACTAGTGAAGCTCAAACAACGGCTGCTGCAATTTCGAACAGTGTTCAAGCTCCTCCGCCACCTACACCGCTGCCTCTCTTagttcctcctcctcctttgAATTACACGATACAACCTTGCAGCAAGGCGTAA